A genomic region of Catalinimonas niigatensis contains the following coding sequences:
- a CDS encoding sulfatase family protein — MVYYWITSITFFLTLLFFPLHTQQSSSEDTPPNILLILTDDQGYHDVSYYGTADLQTPYIDQIAAEGMRFDNFYANCPVCSPTRAALLTGRYQDYVGVPGVIRTHTDNSWGYLDPTATLLPEQLKMAGYHTAIIGKWHLGLESPNTPVERGFDYFHGWLGDMMDDYWTHRRHDINYMRLNGKEIDPEGHATDLFTQWSVDYIKSQADDNRPFFLYLAYNAPHFPVQPPQEWLDKVRQREKDIDETRAQLVAFIEHMDDGIGKVIRALKESGQYDNTIIIFSSDNGGHLPSKANNGPLRDGKQSMYEGGLKVPTAISWPGKITRGSISESSHLSMDLYPTLLELAGLEPKDSIEGRSFLPELLNGTQTSSERPIYFSRREGGIRYGGQSIYAVRLGNWKLLQNSPYKAYELYHLKEDPQEQHNLREEEPEKYEELNKLLMLHIQKGGQVRWQKPER, encoded by the coding sequence ATGGTATACTACTGGATTACTTCAATTACTTTCTTTCTAACGCTGCTCTTTTTCCCTCTTCATACTCAACAATCTTCTTCTGAAGACACACCTCCCAACATCCTGCTCATCCTCACTGATGATCAGGGCTATCATGATGTTTCTTACTACGGCACAGCAGATCTTCAAACACCTTATATTGATCAGATTGCTGCTGAAGGCATGCGCTTTGATAATTTCTATGCCAACTGCCCGGTCTGTTCTCCTACCCGGGCTGCGCTGCTTACCGGCCGCTATCAGGATTATGTGGGCGTGCCGGGGGTCATCCGTACCCATACCGACAACAGCTGGGGTTATCTTGATCCCACAGCAACGCTGCTCCCTGAGCAACTGAAAATGGCAGGCTACCATACCGCTATTATTGGCAAGTGGCATCTGGGGCTGGAGTCTCCCAACACTCCGGTAGAACGGGGCTTTGACTACTTTCATGGCTGGCTGGGCGATATGATGGACGACTACTGGACCCATCGTCGGCATGACATCAACTACATGCGGCTCAACGGGAAGGAGATTGATCCTGAAGGCCATGCGACCGATCTCTTTACCCAATGGTCGGTAGACTATATCAAAAGCCAGGCAGATGACAATCGTCCGTTTTTCCTTTATCTAGCCTATAATGCGCCTCACTTTCCGGTACAGCCTCCTCAGGAATGGCTGGATAAGGTGAGGCAAAGAGAAAAAGACATAGACGAAACCCGTGCCCAACTGGTAGCTTTTATTGAGCATATGGATGATGGCATCGGGAAAGTGATCCGTGCACTGAAAGAAAGCGGGCAGTATGACAATACCATCATCATTTTTTCCAGCGACAATGGAGGGCACTTACCCAGCAAGGCCAACAATGGTCCGCTGCGGGATGGCAAACAGAGCATGTATGAAGGAGGCCTGAAAGTACCTACTGCGATCAGCTGGCCGGGCAAGATCACAAGGGGCAGTATATCAGAGAGCAGCCATTTGTCTATGGACTTGTATCCTACTTTGTTGGAACTTGCCGGACTGGAACCAAAAGATTCCATTGAAGGACGCAGCTTTCTTCCCGAACTGCTCAATGGCACACAGACTTCTTCTGAGCGTCCGATCTACTTTAGCCGCCGGGAAGGAGGAATCCGCTATGGAGGGCAGAGCATTTATGCCGTACGTCTGGGGAATTGGAAACTTCTACAAAACAGCCCTTATAAAGCTTATGAGTTGTATCATTTGAAAGAAGACCCTCAGGAACAACACAATCTTAGGGAAGAGGAACCCGAGAAATACGAGGAACTCAATAAACTGCTGATGCTGCACATTCAAAAAGGTGGGCAGGTGCGCTGGCAGAAGCCTGAAAGATAG
- a CDS encoding SusC/RagA family TonB-linked outer membrane protein — protein MTTFLLLKLRLQYLPERYILIFLCLIFSLNLYAQDQTVQGKVTDASGGDPIPGANIVVKGTNTGTVTDIEGNYRINVPNSESVLVFSYIGYTSEEITVGTQSTINIEMFSDITSLGEVVVVGYGTQQRKDVTGAVSSIKGSQIQNLPVAGASQALQGRAAGVNVVRNGGAPGNGGSIRIRGTGTVNNADPLVIIDGIPAGSINDVNPNDIESIEVLKDASSSAIYGTRAANGVVIITTKRGDFGEQLSFSVNGYSGVSNAVNTIDVLDAPTLAQLKRERNTNDGTAINPIWEDPQYQTQRTNWQDELLGTGKVNNLDISLRGGGENSSFMISGGYYDDQGMIQNSYFKRLSLRVNSDHQVGERLRIGQSLQITSQSGSGVNTNSAQTGVLWSAIRFHPGLPVRYEDGTWGSSQVSGEFGDINNPIFTVTTQDARTSRQRLLGNITGEFDITDGLSFKANFGLDATLLDEHNFNIIVDQQIRQSSRNSLRRRYEENYSLLMEYFLNYNQIFAEKHTVNVVAGYTQQTFNVDGFAAQKLDFPDESPSQRYLDVGSTLDNIEGNRTEDALVSWFGRANYNYDERYLLTATFRADGSAGFAEGNKWGYFPAFSAGWRISEEDFFPSNGLIDNLKLTAGWGQLGNQNVDRLQYLALISRGVRYSFGGNQTVGAAQSRIPNADISWETAEMTNVGLEVGMLDNKLSANFNYFIKDTRNMLLAPPTIGSIGLAQVPDQNVGELRNQGLEIELGYNGSSGDLTYSFSANASFIRNEVTRLYDGNFLPADRYGRPNQEIARTPVGDPLSSFYGWRTDGLYQTEQEIESDPNIVNDARRTNGQIVPGDVRFVDINDDGLIDEEDRTILGSPHPDMVYGFNADFGYKGFDLSIFFLGNAGVDIYNADRMQGLDPTYPFNMYAEAINRWNGPGTSNSIPRMTTNRNNLNHRTSDLFIESGDFLRLKNIVIGYTLPATLTEKVGVSRARFYVTGQNVFTITNYSGMDPELGYVDLNGNDNNISQLNVDYAQYPQARTWTVGANITF, from the coding sequence ATGACCACCTTTCTACTGCTAAAACTCAGGCTGCAATATTTGCCTGAACGGTACATACTCATCTTTTTGTGCCTCATTTTTTCTTTGAACCTGTACGCACAGGATCAAACTGTTCAGGGCAAAGTAACAGACGCTAGCGGAGGTGACCCTATCCCCGGAGCCAACATCGTTGTCAAAGGAACAAACACAGGTACGGTAACCGATATAGAAGGAAATTACCGGATTAACGTTCCCAATAGTGAGAGCGTACTGGTATTTTCTTATATCGGATATACCTCAGAAGAAATTACCGTGGGAACCCAATCTACCATCAATATTGAGATGTTTTCAGACATCACTTCTTTAGGTGAGGTGGTGGTTGTGGGATATGGTACACAGCAAAGGAAAGATGTGACAGGTGCTGTATCTTCTATTAAAGGCAGTCAGATTCAGAATTTACCGGTTGCCGGAGCTTCGCAGGCTCTACAGGGAAGGGCCGCCGGTGTCAATGTGGTAAGAAATGGTGGTGCTCCTGGCAATGGAGGTTCTATCCGCATCCGGGGCACGGGCACAGTCAACAATGCTGATCCTCTGGTCATCATTGATGGTATTCCTGCCGGAAGTATCAATGATGTGAATCCCAATGATATTGAATCCATTGAAGTACTCAAAGATGCTTCTTCCTCCGCCATTTATGGTACCAGGGCTGCCAACGGAGTAGTAATCATCACCACCAAAAGAGGGGACTTTGGAGAGCAGCTGAGTTTTTCCGTCAATGGCTACTCAGGCGTTTCCAATGCCGTCAATACCATTGATGTGCTTGATGCGCCTACCCTGGCTCAACTCAAAAGAGAACGCAATACCAACGATGGTACAGCCATCAATCCCATCTGGGAAGATCCGCAATACCAGACGCAACGTACCAACTGGCAGGATGAGCTATTGGGTACAGGCAAGGTCAATAACCTGGATATCTCGCTGAGGGGAGGCGGAGAGAATTCGTCGTTTATGATATCAGGTGGTTACTATGATGATCAGGGTATGATTCAGAATTCTTATTTTAAAAGATTAAGTCTTAGGGTGAATTCTGATCATCAGGTGGGTGAACGACTGAGAATCGGACAGAGCCTGCAAATCACCAGCCAGAGCGGTAGCGGTGTCAATACCAATTCAGCACAGACGGGAGTACTGTGGAGTGCTATCCGCTTCCATCCCGGCTTACCTGTCAGGTATGAAGACGGAACCTGGGGTTCTTCCCAGGTAAGCGGAGAGTTCGGAGACATCAACAATCCCATCTTTACCGTCACTACCCAGGATGCCAGGACTAGCCGGCAAAGACTTTTGGGTAATATCACCGGAGAATTTGACATCACCGATGGCTTATCCTTTAAAGCTAATTTTGGTCTGGATGCTACCCTTCTGGATGAGCACAATTTTAACATCATCGTGGATCAGCAAATCAGGCAAAGCAGCAGGAATTCTTTGAGAAGAAGGTACGAGGAAAATTACTCCCTGCTGATGGAATACTTTCTGAACTACAACCAGATCTTTGCCGAAAAACATACTGTCAATGTGGTAGCGGGTTATACCCAGCAAACTTTCAATGTGGACGGATTTGCCGCGCAAAAACTGGATTTCCCTGATGAATCACCCTCTCAGCGCTACCTGGATGTAGGAAGCACATTAGATAATATTGAGGGCAACCGTACAGAAGATGCCTTGGTATCCTGGTTTGGTAGGGCCAACTACAATTATGATGAACGTTACCTGCTTACCGCTACCTTCCGGGCTGATGGTTCCGCCGGTTTTGCTGAAGGCAATAAATGGGGATATTTTCCTGCATTCTCTGCCGGATGGCGTATTTCTGAAGAAGACTTTTTCCCAAGTAACGGCCTGATTGACAACCTAAAACTTACTGCTGGCTGGGGACAACTCGGAAACCAGAATGTAGATCGTCTGCAATACCTTGCCCTGATCAGCCGGGGAGTGCGCTATTCTTTTGGAGGCAACCAAACCGTAGGCGCAGCGCAGAGCAGGATTCCTAATGCTGATATTTCCTGGGAAACCGCAGAGATGACCAACGTGGGTCTGGAAGTAGGGATGCTTGACAATAAACTGTCGGCTAACTTCAATTACTTCATCAAAGATACCCGAAATATGCTGCTGGCACCTCCCACGATCGGTAGCATAGGTCTGGCCCAAGTACCCGATCAGAATGTGGGTGAGTTACGTAACCAGGGATTAGAAATAGAATTGGGCTATAATGGTTCTTCAGGAGACCTGACCTATAGTTTCAGCGCCAATGCTTCGTTTATCCGCAATGAGGTGACCCGACTGTATGATGGTAACTTCCTTCCTGCTGACCGTTACGGAAGACCCAACCAGGAAATTGCCCGCACCCCTGTAGGCGACCCTTTGTCGAGCTTTTACGGATGGAGAACCGATGGTCTGTACCAGACCGAGCAGGAGATTGAGTCTGACCCCAACATTGTCAATGATGCACGCCGAACCAACGGGCAGATCGTGCCCGGAGATGTGCGTTTTGTAGACATCAACGATGATGGACTTATAGACGAGGAAGACCGGACCATTCTGGGCAGTCCGCATCCCGATATGGTGTACGGCTTTAATGCTGACTTTGGGTATAAGGGATTTGATCTTTCTATCTTTTTCCTGGGCAACGCCGGGGTGGATATCTACAATGCCGATCGTATGCAGGGCCTTGACCCCACCTACCCTTTTAATATGTATGCTGAGGCCATCAACCGCTGGAATGGTCCGGGAACAAGCAACAGCATCCCCCGGATGACCACCAACAGAAATAATCTGAATCACCGTACTTCTGATCTTTTCATAGAATCCGGAGACTTTCTCAGGCTCAAAAATATAGTGATTGGTTATACGCTACCGGCTACCCTCACTGAAAAAGTAG